From the Marivivens sp. LCG002 genome, the window CTTGCGCGGCTGGCCGGTGACATCGCGAGCACGATTTTCCATCCTGTCGGCACCACCAAAATGGGCCGAACCGAGGATCAAACCGCCGTTGTCGATACCGAGCTGAAAGTGATCGGGGTAAAGGGGCTTCGAGTGGCCGATGCAGGCATCATGCCGACGATCACATCTGGCAACACCAATTCCCCCACTTTGATGATCGCAGAAAGAGCGGCCGCGCTCATTCTCGCGGCCGCACCCTGATCAATTGAGCGAAGGATCTACGGGCACCACGATGCGCCCGCGGACCTTGCCAGCGAGAAAATCGGGTGCAATCGCGATGACGTCTTTGAACGCGACTTCTTTTGTCATGGATTCAAGTTTTTCCATATCGAGATCGGTTGCAAGACGGTCCCAAGCTTCGATCCGTTCCGAGGTCGGGCGCATCACACTGTCCACACCTGCCAGAGTGACCCCGCGAAGGATGAAAGGCGCCACCGAAGTGGGGAGATCCATTCCACCGGCAAGCCCACAGGCCGCGACACAGCCTCCATAAGAGATCATGGAAATCACATTTGCCAGAACATTACCGCCCACGACATCGACCGCGCCCGCCCAGCGCTCTTTGTTCAACGCGCGCGCCTTACCTGAAAGCTCTTCTCTGTTGATGATCGAAGAGGCCCCTAGCGACCTAAGATAATCCTCTTCTTCGGGGCGGCCCGTTACAGCCGCAACGTGATAGCCTTTCGCCGCAAGAAGTGCCGTCGCAACGCTTCCGACGCCGCCTGCAGCGCCTGTTACAACCACTTCTCCCTTTTCAGGCGTGACACCATTCGCCTCGAGAGCAAGAACGCAGAGCATTGCGGTATAACCTGCTGTTCCGATTGCCATGGCTTGGCGAAGTGAAATGCTCTCGGGGAGTTTGACAAGCCAGTCGCCCTTGAGCCGCGCCTCATCGGCGAGCCCACCCCAGTGCTTTTCGCCGACGCCCCAGCCGTTCAGGACAACCCGATCTCCTTTCTTGAACCCCGCATGTCTGCTTTCGAGCACAATTCCCGAAAGATCGATGCCCGGCACCATGGGAAAGCTTCGAACCACGGGCGATGCGCCGGTGATCGCGAGCGCGTCTTTGTAATTGAGTGTGGACCAAGCGACTTTGACCGACACATCACCTTCGGCCAAATCGGGAAGTGAAACGGTTTTTTGTTCAACCGTTTGGTGATCGTCGACTTTGTCGATGACGATTGCATGTGTCATTTGAGATGTCCTCGCAGTTGCAGGATTTGAAAAAAGAGATCGGCAAAAGTCCGAAGTGGTTCTGCCGAAAGTTCGAGTTTTGCGCGCAGCACTGCGCCCTCCCATCCGGTCCAGAAAAAAGCGGCAAGCGCGTGCGGTTCATCGACTCCGAGTTCGATGAAAAGCTTGGCTGTGATATCTTGCCAACTCTGGAATACCGCGATGATACGGGCGCGAAAATCAGGCGGCAAAGCGCCCATTTCCTGTCCAAGGTTCCCTACGAGACAGCCTCGCTTGAAGTCGTGTTTCGCCATCCCGTTTTCTGCATCGCGAACAAAGTTCTTCAGCCGATCAATCGGACCAAGGGACGCGTCGGCAAAGTGGCTCAGAAGTTTCGACCGGAAATAGCTGTCGTATTCCGTGATCAGCTCGAGGCCGAAGTCCGCTTTCGAAGGGAAGTAATGATAGAAACTGCCCTTGGGAACGCCTGCCTCCCGAAGGATATCCTCGATTCCGACAGGCGTGTAGCCGCGCTCGGTCAGGTGCCGAAGTCCCGCCCTGATGAGTAAGCGCCGTGTGTGCTGGTCTTGAGGGGCCTTCTTGGGGCGGCCTCTGGGTCGTGCATTGTGCTCCATGCATTAATTAGACTGACTGGTCTAATTAATGCAACCCCCATATCTATCGTGCCTGTTCCATCATCGACAGGAGATCCTCGGCGCTCAGATCCGCAGGGTTCGCTTTCATTGATGAAGAACTTGCCGCAGCCACCGCTGCGTTTGAGCGATCTTCGCTTCTGATCCCCAGACCGTCCAATCCCAAGAGCCCATGGCTCTGCGACCACTCGGCAAGAGTGTCAAAGGCTCGATCGGCCGAGACGCTAAATTCTGCCCCAATCATCTCACGAACGTCGGCAAGCCGTGCTCTCAGCGTTTGGTCCGTCACTTTTGCAAAGTTGAGCGCAAGCCCATAGGGAAGCAGCGTCCCACAAATCGCCCCATGGGGCGCGTTGGAAAGCCCGCCGAGCGGCCCTGCCAGACCATGGATCACTCCCAGACCCGCGTTCGCCAGAGCAAGCCCGCCACAGAGACTAACATAGGCCATTTCGTCTCGGGCCATCTGGGTTTCCTCATCCATCAACCTGCGAAGCGCGGCCAGCCCGCGAGGGATCGCGTCTCGGCAAATTGTGTCGGTGAGTAAATTGGCCTTGGTGCAGACATAGGGTTCGATGACTTGGGTGATCGCATCGAGCCCCGAAGCAAGCGTAGCGGATTTTGGCGTCCGGTCCGTCAGACTCGGATCAATGATTGCGAGTTTGGGGAGCATCGCGAGATCGCGCATCGACACCTTGCGCCGATGATCCGGCACACCGATCACCGCATTCTTGGTCACTTCAGCGCCCGTGCCTGCGGTCGTCGGAATCGCAACAAACGGAAGAGGGGGCATATCCAAGGGTTGTCCCCGCCCGACCACTTCAAGATGGTGCATGATGTCATGGCGAGACGGGACAAGCGCGGCAATCGCCTTGCCCGCATCGATTACGGCACCGCCGCCGACGGCGGCCACAACCTCACAACCGTGACCCGCCGACCGCCCCGCTTCAATCATAGAAATATCGGGTTCGGCCTGAATAGAGACTATTTTTACAGAGCAGCCAAGCTCGCCCAGCGCAGAAATCAACCAGTCCGCGCGCTTGGTATCCTTGCCCATGACGACAAGAACGTTTCGTCCAAAGGATGCAATTCTGGAGGCGGCATCTTTGCTTGTGCCTCGGCCGAAAACAATCTCGGTGCTTGTCGAAAAACCGAATGAAGCGACCATTTCGATCCCCTAGCGCCTAGAGCGGTTCAGTGCGGAAAAGGCTGATCCTCAAACCGCCATGCGAGACGGTTTCTTCGACGGGGAGAAACGGAAGTCCCGACGATTTGGCAAGGCCCGCGTCGCTTGTGATCATCCCCACGCGCCAGCCTTTGAAACGCTCGAGCAAGGTTTTGCCCAATGCGCCATAGACCGAGAACAGAAGCTTTCGATCACCGATCCGTGCCCCATAGGGCGGATTCACGATCACAAGTCCGGGTGCGCCCTCGGGACGCTCAAGATCACTCACAGCGGCGTGTTTGAAGCGTGTGAACTCGGCCACGCCAGCGCGTTCGGCATTCGCCGCGCTCATCCGAACCGCACCTTGGTCACGGTCCGAACCATAGAACCGAAGTTCGGTTTGCCCGATCTCGGCGCGTTTGAGTCTCGCAAAAGCCTCGGTGTCGAAATTGGCGAATTTTTCAAAGGCAAAACCACGATTTCGCCCCGGCTGAAGCCCAAGTGCAATCTCGGCCGCTTCGATGACAAAGGTGCCGGACCCGCACATCGGATCGATAACGGTTTCGGTTCCCGAATAACCGCATTGGCGCAGGAATAGAGCCGCAAGGTTCTCTCGCATAGGCGCTTTACCCACGGCTTCTTTGTGACCGCGCTTGTGCAAGGACTCGCCCGAGGTATCGACGCTGAACGTGCAGAGATTGTCATCTATCCGCACTTTGAGCGTAATGTCGGCATCGGGAGAAATCGTCGCGCCAAGCGTCTCTTTCAGCGCCGTTTCAATGCGCTGCGTAGCGGCTCCAGCGTGATATATCTTGGATTTCTTCGAGGTGACTTCGACCTTGATAGGATACCGAGGGTCAAAAATCTCGTTCCACGGAAATTTCCGAGCGCGTTTATCAAGCTGCGCGAGGTGGAAGGCCATGAACGAGCCGATCCGTGCAAGAACCCGACCCGCTCCGCGCAGCTCAAGATTGGCACGCCAGACATCGTTCCAGTCCCCGTTGACTGTGACGCCGCCGGTAATGGCGCCTTGGACGTCAAATCCAAGTTCGCGGGCCTCTTCGGCAAGAGGCGCCTCAAGTCCGGGGGCGGTCACAAGAAGGATTTCAAAGGGCGTTGTCTGTGTCATTCCGCCTCCTTATCGCTATTCCCTTTTGCGAGCGACACAAATCTGAGGACCGGAACCCTGTCCTCTCTGTGCATCGAAATTGCGTCAAACGATAACAAAGTCGTGGGAGCAATTGTCAGAGGCCGCATATTGGGCGAATTATGAAGAAATTTCGGGGATACAAATGCTTGACGCCTCAGTTCGTAAACTCATTGATCCGCCCCTGAACCATTTGGGTCGGTTCTGCGCCACACGTGGGCTCAATGCCGATTTTGTGACCTTGATCGGCCTCGTTATCGGTCTCGTCTCCGCCATTGCGATCGCCCAAGGTGCGTTCCTCTTGGGGCTTGCTTTCATCATACTCAGCCGATTTGCCGACGGCCTCGACGGTGCGATTGCCCGAGCAACAAAGCCGAGCGACTTCGGCGGGTATCTCGATATCACGTCGGACTTCTTATTCTATGGCGCCATTCCTTTGGCGTTTGTCTGGTTTGATCCTGCACAGAACGGAATTGCAGGTGCGTTCTTGCTGACTTCGTTTTACTTCAACGGAGCAAGCTTTCTCGGCTATGCGATACTTGCAGAAAAGCACGGGATGAAAACGGACCATCAGGGGATCAAGTCGCTCTATTTTTCCCAAGGTCTGCTTGAAGGCACCGAAACGATCCTCTTTTTCATGGCGCTTTGCCTTATACCGAGTGCATTCGTCTGGCTGGCCTTCGGTTTCGGTGGACTGTGCTTTGTGACGGGCGGGCTACGACTCTTTGGCGCCCGAAAAGTTTTCTCTGACTTAAAGGTAGATAAATGAAGAAATTGGCGATTGCGTTAAGCCTTTGCATGCCTGCGTTTGCTCAGGCCCAGACGGACCCGAGCGATTGGGCCGAGGTCCTCGAGTCCGCAAAAGGACAGACGGTCTATTGGAATGCATGGGGTGGCTCGACCACCACGAACGACTTTATCGCGTGGGTCGGTAAGCGTGTAGAAGAAGATTTTGGCGTTACGCTCGAGCACGTCAAATTGACCGACACGGCCGACGCTGTAACGCGTGTCATTTCCGAAAAGGAAGCCGGCAAAGATACGGGCGGAGCGATTGATCTCATCTGGATCAACGGGGCAAACTTTGCCTCGATGAAAGAAGCGGGTCTTCTTTATGGCCCCTTTGCCGAGCAACTTCCGAACTGGGCTTTTGTGGATACGAACGGCAAGACCGTGCAAACCGATTTTACGGTTCCGACCGACGGCTACGAAAGCCCTTGGGCCATGGCTCAGGTGGTCTTCATGTATGACACCGCCGACATTTCCGAGCCTCTGACGTCAATGGACGCGATACGTGTCTGGGCCGAGGCCAATCCAGGCCGCTTTACCTTTCCGCAGCCACCGGATTTCCTTGGAACGACCTTTTTGAAACAGGCGCTGGTTTCATTGACCGATGATCCCCAAAGGCTGGCCGAGCCTGTCTCGGACGCGGACTATGATACAGTAACAGAGCCGCTTTGGGCCTATATAGAGACACTTACGCCGAATTTGTGGCGCGGTGGCGAGGTTTATCCGCAAACGGGACCCGCACAGCTCCAGCTGATTGCGGATAACGAAATCGACTTGGCCATTTCCTTTAGTCCGGGCGAAGCGACAGCCGCCATCGCGAACGGCCAACTGCCCGATACGGTGCGCACTTCGGTTCTTGACGGCGGAACGCTCGGCAATGCCTCCTTTGTTGCGATCCCCTATAATTCGAGTGCAACCGAAGGCGCGATGGTAGTCGCAAACTTCCTCCTCTCGTCCGAGGCACAGCTTCGCGCGCAGGATCCCGCTATCCTCGGATATGGTACCGTGCTCGACATGGATGCACTTTCCGAACCGGATCGCGCCGCTTTCGATGCGCTTGAACTCGGGATCGCCACTCTCACCCCCTCGGAGCTTGGCGCGGTTCTCCCCGAGCCGCATCCAAGCTGGATGACACGCATCGCCGAGGATTGGACTGCGCGTTACGGTGCAAACTGACCCAAGCCAAAACTTGGGCCGCTCGCTCCATATTCGCTGGTTGGCGATTGCCGTTCTGGTGGTCGCCGCCAGCGTTTTGCTTTCTGGTTTGCTGGGTGTGGTTCTGCCCGCATTCGGCATCTTTCCCGTGCTTGGCCGCACTGAGCCGTCCCTTTTATTCCTGAAGTCGGCGCTTTCGGTTCCGGGCGTGTGGCGTGCGATGCTCCTTTCATTGGGAACAGGTCTTCTCTCTACCGCACTTGCTTGCGTGGCGACGCTGCTGCTCCTCGCAGCACTGACACGGCACGCACGCTTTAACCGATTGCTCGAGTTTGCTGCGCCACTTCTCGCGGTGCCTCATGCTGCAGCGGCATTCGGCATAGCCTTTGTAATTGCTCCATCAGGTTGGGCTGTTCGGCTTTTCGCAAATTTGGCGGGCTTTGATCGCCCGCCCGACGTCGTCATTCTCAATGATCCTTTCGGGCTCTCTCTTGTTTTGGGGCTTGCGGCCAAGGAAATCCCTTTTCTCCTCTTGATGGCCGTTACAGCCCTGTCCCAGACCCGACCTGCTCAAAGCGCCAGGATATTCTCCTCGCTTGGCTACGATCATGTCACGGGGTGGCTCAAGGTCATTGCCCCCCAAGTCTATCATCGCATACGGCTTCCGATCTTTGCGGTGCTCTGCTTTTCGGTTTCGGTGGTCGACGTTGCACTCATCCTCGGACCTTCGACACCTCCCACGCTTTCCGTGTTGATCACCCGTTTCATGTCCGCCCCAGACCTCAGCGAACGACTGGTCGGATCAGCGCTCGCCGTGATCCAATTCGGCGTTCTCCTCATCGCGTTTCTTGCTTGGCTTTCGCTCGAGAGACTTTCGTCTCTGTTCCTCAAAAAATGGATCAATAGCGGCAGGCGTCATGGCGCGCAGCGGCTGGTAAACGCGGCTGTGATTTTTGTCTTCGGCCTTATGTCGGTTCTGGCCGTTGGGATCGTATCGCTTGTCGTCTGGTCGTTTGCAGGTTTCTGGAGCTTTCCCGACCTCTGGCCCGATCAACTAACGGCAAAGAACTGGACCCGCTTCGGTCCCGAGGCGCTCGCCGTTCTCGGTCCGACACTTGCTGTTGCGACTGTGTCGAGCGCTGTTTCATACGGGCTCGCCCTCTTGTTGCTGAACGGCGCTCAAAAGTTTCTTGGTTTCATCTACCTCGCGCTCCTGCTGCCGCAGGTCGTCTTTCTACCTGGGATCGCGAATCTGATGCTCGCTATGGATATCGGCGCTTCCTTCTGGGCTGTTGTTTCCGTCCATATTCTGTTCGTTCTGCCTTATATGGTGCTGGCGCTATATGGTCCGTTCAACGGTATTGACCCTCGGTATCGGTCGATTGCGCTGGGGCTCGGCGTTCACCCCTTCAGGGTCTTTTTGACCGTGACGCTTCCGATGCTTTTGGGTCCGAGTTTGGCTGCTCTTGCGATCGGGTTCGCCGTATCCGTGGCGCAATATCTTCCGACGCTCCTAATTGGCGCGGGACGGGTTGTAACGATCACCACCGAAGCGGTTGCACTAGCATCGGGGGGGGATCGTCGGGTGATTGGTCTTTATGGCCTTGTGCAAACGCTTGCCGCAGTGCTTCCTTTCGGGGTGGCGATCATCCTACCCGCTGTGATCTGGCGCAATAGAAAGGGAATGCAAAATGGATGAGACGCTCACCGTTCGTGCGCTCAGAATTTCGT encodes:
- a CDS encoding ABC transporter substrate-binding protein; its protein translation is MKKLAIALSLCMPAFAQAQTDPSDWAEVLESAKGQTVYWNAWGGSTTTNDFIAWVGKRVEEDFGVTLEHVKLTDTADAVTRVISEKEAGKDTGGAIDLIWINGANFASMKEAGLLYGPFAEQLPNWAFVDTNGKTVQTDFTVPTDGYESPWAMAQVVFMYDTADISEPLTSMDAIRVWAEANPGRFTFPQPPDFLGTTFLKQALVSLTDDPQRLAEPVSDADYDTVTEPLWAYIETLTPNLWRGGEVYPQTGPAQLQLIADNEIDLAISFSPGEATAAIANGQLPDTVRTSVLDGGTLGNASFVAIPYNSSATEGAMVVANFLLSSEAQLRAQDPAILGYGTVLDMDALSEPDRAAFDALELGIATLTPSELGAVLPEPHPSWMTRIAEDWTARYGAN
- a CDS encoding class I SAM-dependent RNA methyltransferase, with protein sequence MTQTTPFEILLVTAPGLEAPLAEEARELGFDVQGAITGGVTVNGDWNDVWRANLELRGAGRVLARIGSFMAFHLAQLDKRARKFPWNEIFDPRYPIKVEVTSKKSKIYHAGAATQRIETALKETLGATISPDADITLKVRIDDNLCTFSVDTSGESLHKRGHKEAVGKAPMRENLAALFLRQCGYSGTETVIDPMCGSGTFVIEAAEIALGLQPGRNRGFAFEKFANFDTEAFARLKRAEIGQTELRFYGSDRDQGAVRMSAANAERAGVAEFTRFKHAAVSDLERPEGAPGLVIVNPPYGARIGDRKLLFSVYGALGKTLLERFKGWRVGMITSDAGLAKSSGLPFLPVEETVSHGGLRISLFRTEPL
- a CDS encoding TetR/AcrR family transcriptional regulator, encoding MEHNARPRGRPKKAPQDQHTRRLLIRAGLRHLTERGYTPVGIEDILREAGVPKGSFYHYFPSKADFGLELITEYDSYFRSKLLSHFADASLGPIDRLKNFVRDAENGMAKHDFKRGCLVGNLGQEMGALPPDFRARIIAVFQSWQDITAKLFIELGVDEPHALAAFFWTGWEGAVLRAKLELSAEPLRTFADLFFQILQLRGHLK
- a CDS encoding iron-containing alcohol dehydrogenase, which codes for MVASFGFSTSTEIVFGRGTSKDAASRIASFGRNVLVVMGKDTKRADWLISALGELGCSVKIVSIQAEPDISMIEAGRSAGHGCEVVAAVGGGAVIDAGKAIAALVPSRHDIMHHLEVVGRGQPLDMPPLPFVAIPTTAGTGAEVTKNAVIGVPDHRRKVSMRDLAMLPKLAIIDPSLTDRTPKSATLASGLDAITQVIEPYVCTKANLLTDTICRDAIPRGLAALRRLMDEETQMARDEMAYVSLCGGLALANAGLGVIHGLAGPLGGLSNAPHGAICGTLLPYGLALNFAKVTDQTLRARLADVREMIGAEFSVSADRAFDTLAEWSQSHGLLGLDGLGIRSEDRSNAAVAAASSSSMKANPADLSAEDLLSMMEQAR
- a CDS encoding MDR family oxidoreductase — its product is MTHAIVIDKVDDHQTVEQKTVSLPDLAEGDVSVKVAWSTLNYKDALAITGASPVVRSFPMVPGIDLSGIVLESRHAGFKKGDRVVLNGWGVGEKHWGGLADEARLKGDWLVKLPESISLRQAMAIGTAGYTAMLCVLALEANGVTPEKGEVVVTGAAGGVGSVATALLAAKGYHVAAVTGRPEEEDYLRSLGASSIINREELSGKARALNKERWAGAVDVVGGNVLANVISMISYGGCVAACGLAGGMDLPTSVAPFILRGVTLAGVDSVMRPTSERIEAWDRLATDLDMEKLESMTKEVAFKDVIAIAPDFLAGKVRGRIVVPVDPSLN
- a CDS encoding ABC transporter permease subunit — its product is MGRSLHIRWLAIAVLVVAASVLLSGLLGVVLPAFGIFPVLGRTEPSLLFLKSALSVPGVWRAMLLSLGTGLLSTALACVATLLLLAALTRHARFNRLLEFAAPLLAVPHAAAAFGIAFVIAPSGWAVRLFANLAGFDRPPDVVILNDPFGLSLVLGLAAKEIPFLLLMAVTALSQTRPAQSARIFSSLGYDHVTGWLKVIAPQVYHRIRLPIFAVLCFSVSVVDVALILGPSTPPTLSVLITRFMSAPDLSERLVGSALAVIQFGVLLIAFLAWLSLERLSSLFLKKWINSGRRHGAQRLVNAAVIFVFGLMSVLAVGIVSLVVWSFAGFWSFPDLWPDQLTAKNWTRFGPEALAVLGPTLAVATVSSAVSYGLALLLLNGAQKFLGFIYLALLLPQVVFLPGIANLMLAMDIGASFWAVVSVHILFVLPYMVLALYGPFNGIDPRYRSIALGLGVHPFRVFLTVTLPMLLGPSLAALAIGFAVSVAQYLPTLLIGAGRVVTITTEAVALASGGDRRVIGLYGLVQTLAAVLPFGVAIILPAVIWRNRKGMQNG
- a CDS encoding CDP-alcohol phosphatidyltransferase family protein, whose product is MLDASVRKLIDPPLNHLGRFCATRGLNADFVTLIGLVIGLVSAIAIAQGAFLLGLAFIILSRFADGLDGAIARATKPSDFGGYLDITSDFLFYGAIPLAFVWFDPAQNGIAGAFLLTSFYFNGASFLGYAILAEKHGMKTDHQGIKSLYFSQGLLEGTETILFFMALCLIPSAFVWLAFGFGGLCFVTGGLRLFGARKVFSDLKVDK